Proteins from a single region of Verrucomicrobiota bacterium:
- a CDS encoding transposase, producing MARKLRIQYAGAFYHVINRGNYRSWIFETAGARHSFLECLGLSCKAKGWRLHAWCLMGNHYHLLIETPEPNLVEGMKW from the coding sequence ATGGCTCGAAAACTTAGAATTCAATACGCGGGCGCCTTTTATCACGTGATCAACCGAGGTAACTATCGATCTTGGATTTTCGAAACCGCTGGAGCGCGTCATAGTTTTTTGGAGTGCCTCGGTCTGAGCTGTAAAGCCAAGGGCTGGAGGTTGCATGCCTGGTGTCTGATGGGCAACCACTACCATTTGCTCATTGAAACACCCGAACCCAATTTGGTCGAAGGGATGAAGTGG
- a CDS encoding twin-arginine translocation signal domain-containing protein, translated as MKTTRRNFLKSATLAGAASATLPLASCSSKSGAAKTDYSVLDAVLKQPVLKRELFPDPVIIESLELLRDRDNCICRVRSKDGAEGVSIGHPFIAKSSWPAFMHNLHQYFAGKDARDLDQLIYNAHEHNIKRQGIPLCVQIASIEFAILDMLGNIANRPAGLLIGDLTTPDISIYLGTRLGDLRLKEPEVSLELVKQDWEETKAKAIKIRAGRGDNLGVNNENAPGRTEKLIRMARELFGDDMVLMIDGNGTYDVKEAIRIGKILEEYNYYFYEEPIPWDWYEEQKQVEQALSIPMAGGEEEFGVHAFRYLIGNEVFQIVQPDLFYYGGMIRTMQVARMAEAAGLKITPHISGGGLGYVYMLQMVSVCPAASEYHEFKMFHTRDANGTTVPVESKAEPFESIDGFIKVPMGAGLGVNIDPDYIKTHTLVT; from the coding sequence ATGAAAACAACTCGAAGAAACTTTCTTAAATCAGCAACCCTTGCTGGAGCCGCTTCAGCAACCCTACCCCTGGCATCTTGCAGTTCAAAGTCAGGCGCAGCTAAAACCGACTATTCCGTTCTCGATGCCGTACTCAAACAACCGGTGCTGAAGCGGGAGTTGTTCCCCGACCCGGTAATCATCGAAAGCCTCGAACTGCTTCGCGACCGGGACAACTGCATCTGCCGGGTGCGCTCGAAAGATGGCGCGGAGGGTGTTTCCATCGGGCATCCGTTTATTGCCAAGTCAAGTTGGCCGGCGTTTATGCACAATTTGCATCAATATTTTGCCGGCAAGGATGCGCGCGACCTGGATCAACTTATCTACAACGCCCACGAGCATAATATTAAAAGGCAAGGCATTCCACTCTGCGTGCAGATTGCCTCCATCGAATTCGCCATCCTCGACATGCTAGGCAACATCGCCAACAGGCCGGCCGGACTATTGATAGGCGACTTAACGACTCCGGATATCTCCATCTACCTGGGCACACGCCTGGGAGACCTGCGTCTCAAAGAACCGGAAGTCTCTCTCGAGCTCGTCAAACAGGACTGGGAAGAAACCAAGGCCAAGGCTATAAAAATCCGCGCCGGACGTGGTGACAATCTGGGCGTGAACAACGAAAACGCCCCGGGCCGTACCGAAAAGCTTATCCGCATGGCCCGGGAGCTGTTTGGAGACGACATGGTCCTCATGATCGACGGCAATGGGACCTACGATGTGAAGGAAGCCATCCGTATTGGAAAGATACTCGAAGAGTATAATTACTATTTCTACGAAGAACCGATCCCCTGGGATTGGTACGAAGAACAAAAACAGGTGGAACAGGCACTGAGTATTCCCATGGCCGGAGGCGAGGAGGAGTTTGGCGTGCATGCCTTCCGTTACCTGATCGGTAACGAAGTTTTCCAGATCGTGCAACCTGACCTGTTTTACTACGGAGGCATGATTCGCACCATGCAAGTGGCCCGCATGGCCGAAGCTGCCGGGCTCAAGATTACACCCCACATTTCGGGAGGTGGTCTGGGTTATGTCTACATGCTGCAAATGGTGTCTGTCTGCCCCGCCGCCTCCGAATATCACGAATTCAAGATGTTCCACACTCGAGATGCCAACGGCACCACCGTTCCGGTTGAAAGCAAAGCAGAACCCTTTGAAAGTATCGATGGATTCATCAAAGTCCCAATGGGCGCGGGCCTCGGCGTCAACATCGACCCCGACTATATCAAGACGCATACTCTGGTCACATAA
- a CDS encoding cupin domain-containing protein, which translates to MHISKSDVPVKLDVPGAIARQVLNFGDATGYGKIAGEYFSLSAGTDIAPLLQGLENDLCQSPHWGYMIEGEVTITYTDGAEEIISGGDLFYWPPGHTVKVGVDAEVILFSPEADHCAVMNHMHAKLTGEK; encoded by the coding sequence ATGCATATCTCAAAATCAGATGTTCCCGTTAAACTCGATGTTCCCGGAGCAATCGCTCGCCAGGTCCTTAACTTCGGTGACGCCACTGGTTATGGAAAGATCGCCGGCGAATATTTCTCGCTCAGCGCGGGTACCGACATTGCGCCTCTGCTACAAGGATTGGAGAACGATCTTTGCCAGTCCCCACACTGGGGCTATATGATAGAAGGCGAAGTTACGATCACCTATACCGATGGAGCGGAAGAAATCATTTCTGGCGGCGACCTCTTTTATTGGCCTCCTGGCCACACGGTAAAAGTCGGAGTAGATGCGGAAGTCATCCTGTTCAGCCCCGAAGCCGATCACTGTGCCGTAATGAATCACATGCACGCCAAGCTCACTGGAGAAAAGTAA
- a CDS encoding FAD-binding oxidoreductase, with translation MTTPTQPNFDTLKASVRGEIVFPDSSNFDEVRAIWNGMISRRPSVIVRCSGVADVKACLAFAKETGMEISVRGAGHNIAGTAIADNRLMVDLSALRAVSVNPDTNTVTAGPGTMLGDIDHETKEFGLAVPTGINSTTGISGLALGGGIGWMTRKHGMTSDNLLSVQIVTAGGDVLEASETENSDLFWALRGGGGNFGIVTRWTFQAHPMSMVTAGLIVFPAEERMTVLQKYREYAPTLPLGTAVWVVLRKAPPLPFLLEEVHGQDVLVLALCHNGDAAEGQGFVDTLKSFGNPVGVHAGEMPFAGWQQAFDPLLTEGARNYWKSHNFTDLSDPFLDTMIEYASALPHPECEIFFAHIEGVCGSMAPEATAYSHRHTKYVVNMHGRWREEGDDEFCIQWARDLFAATKPFAAPGVYINFMTSEETDRIKDGFGPNYDRLLAIKSKYDPDNVFNLNQNIVPPEK, from the coding sequence ATGACAACACCCACCCAACCTAATTTCGACACATTGAAAGCCTCCGTGCGCGGAGAAATCGTATTTCCTGATTCGTCTAACTTCGATGAAGTCCGCGCCATTTGGAATGGCATGATCAGTCGCCGCCCATCGGTCATCGTTCGCTGCAGTGGAGTCGCCGACGTGAAAGCCTGTCTCGCGTTTGCCAAGGAGACGGGGATGGAAATCTCTGTCCGCGGTGCGGGGCATAATATCGCTGGAACTGCAATCGCCGACAATCGACTTATGGTCGATCTATCAGCTTTACGAGCTGTATCCGTGAATCCTGACACGAATACCGTGACAGCCGGTCCGGGGACGATGCTTGGTGATATCGACCACGAGACCAAGGAATTCGGACTGGCGGTGCCGACGGGAATCAATTCCACCACTGGCATTAGCGGTCTTGCTCTTGGAGGCGGTATCGGCTGGATGACGCGAAAGCACGGTATGACTTCGGATAACTTGCTCTCAGTGCAGATCGTAACGGCTGGCGGAGATGTTCTGGAAGCCAGCGAGACGGAAAACTCCGATCTGTTTTGGGCTTTGCGAGGTGGCGGAGGCAACTTCGGCATCGTCACACGCTGGACCTTTCAAGCTCACCCCATGAGTATGGTAACCGCGGGTTTAATCGTCTTTCCAGCCGAGGAGCGAATGACCGTGCTTCAGAAATACCGTGAATATGCACCAACCTTGCCACTGGGTACGGCGGTTTGGGTTGTATTGCGCAAAGCTCCTCCCTTGCCATTTCTCCTGGAAGAAGTCCACGGGCAGGATGTCCTGGTACTGGCACTTTGTCATAACGGCGATGCCGCCGAAGGCCAGGGATTCGTGGATACATTAAAATCCTTCGGAAATCCTGTAGGCGTGCACGCTGGCGAGATGCCCTTTGCCGGTTGGCAACAGGCATTTGATCCGTTGCTTACCGAGGGGGCTCGCAACTACTGGAAGTCACACAACTTTACTGATTTGTCTGATCCCTTTCTCGACACCATGATCGAATATGCGTCCGCCTTGCCGCATCCAGAGTGCGAGATCTTCTTCGCCCATATTGAAGGTGTATGCGGTTCGATGGCTCCAGAGGCTACCGCCTATAGCCACAGGCATACCAAATACGTGGTGAACATGCACGGCCGGTGGCGGGAAGAAGGGGACGATGAATTCTGTATCCAGTGGGCTCGAGATCTCTTTGCCGCGACCAAGCCGTTCGCAGCGCCCGGAGTCTATATCAATTTCATGACAAGTGAAGAAACGGATCGCATCAAAGATGGTTTTGGCCCGAACTATGATCGTCTACTTGCGATAAAGTCCAAGTACGACCCGGACAATGTGTTTAATCTGAATCAGAATATAGTCCCTCCCGAAAAATGA
- a CDS encoding Gfo/Idh/MocA family oxidoreductase: protein MSVSRRKFVKTAATTTAVLSFPMIIPRHVLGGANFVAPSEKVNVGIVGCGGQGQHNMRQLLQLDDVQVTAIADPAEYWNLNSFYYRDIAGRGPVKDEIEEHYQKKTPNFKVGEYVDFREMLEKETSLDAILCATPDHTHAFVASNAMRAGKHVYVEKPMAHNLWENCKLAEIAKETGVATQMGNMGHSSEGIRQVVELLKAGAIGDVTQAHSWCHATRWTNGLHDMPLGSTIPQPNFDWDLWLGPRESIPYHEDYTPVKWRDFWRFGCGAIGDFACHDMDATVWAYDLKIPETVQIYPIGQSNEEIAPHGELGYFDFKANGKQKDMKITWYAGSGRPAHHESFPDNFELSKRGLLFEGSKGTIQCDGAGGSPRIFPQELRGSIDKPKKSIRRVSGHHSDWIEAIKGGPASSANFEYSARLTEIALLGVLSVRMGGAKIKWDAKNMKAIGLPDADRFIKEPVRKGWEVV from the coding sequence ATGTCAGTATCCCGACGAAAATTCGTGAAGACTGCCGCTACGACTACAGCGGTGTTGTCTTTTCCAATGATAATTCCTCGCCACGTTTTAGGCGGCGCCAATTTTGTGGCACCCAGTGAAAAGGTTAACGTAGGCATCGTTGGTTGCGGAGGACAGGGGCAACACAATATGCGCCAGCTACTCCAGTTGGACGATGTACAGGTAACAGCTATTGCTGATCCGGCGGAATACTGGAATCTCAACTCCTTTTACTATCGCGATATAGCAGGCCGCGGTCCTGTCAAAGACGAGATTGAAGAGCACTATCAGAAAAAGACTCCCAACTTCAAAGTGGGCGAATACGTCGACTTCCGGGAGATGCTGGAGAAGGAAACGTCACTCGATGCGATCCTCTGCGCAACTCCTGACCACACGCACGCCTTTGTAGCTTCCAATGCCATGCGCGCTGGAAAGCATGTTTACGTTGAAAAACCCATGGCGCACAACCTCTGGGAAAACTGTAAGCTTGCGGAGATCGCCAAAGAGACCGGCGTAGCCACCCAAATGGGTAACATGGGACACAGTTCGGAAGGAATTCGCCAAGTAGTAGAACTCCTGAAAGCCGGAGCTATTGGAGACGTTACTCAAGCGCACTCCTGGTGCCACGCAACCCGCTGGACCAATGGACTTCACGATATGCCTTTGGGCAGTACCATTCCTCAACCCAATTTCGATTGGGACCTGTGGTTGGGACCAAGGGAATCCATCCCTTACCATGAAGACTATACGCCGGTAAAATGGCGCGACTTCTGGCGTTTTGGCTGCGGCGCGATCGGTGACTTCGCCTGTCATGATATGGACGCCACCGTATGGGCCTACGATCTGAAGATACCCGAAACGGTTCAGATTTATCCTATCGGCCAGAGCAACGAGGAGATCGCTCCGCACGGAGAACTCGGCTACTTCGATTTTAAGGCCAATGGAAAACAAAAAGATATGAAGATCACCTGGTATGCAGGTTCTGGTCGTCCAGCTCATCATGAGTCATTCCCCGATAATTTCGAACTGTCCAAACGCGGCCTTCTCTTTGAAGGCAGTAAGGGAACCATCCAATGTGATGGTGCAGGTGGAAGCCCACGGATCTTCCCGCAGGAACTGCGTGGCTCAATCGACAAACCCAAGAAATCGATTCGAAGAGTCAGTGGTCACCACAGTGATTGGATCGAAGCCATCAAGGGTGGACCGGCCTCCAGTGCTAACTTTGAGTATTCCGCACGCCTGACTGAAATCGCACTATTGGGTGTGTTGTCCGTTCGCATGGGTGGCGCCAAAATAAAGTGGGACGCCAAGAATATGAAGGCGATTGGACTACCGGACGCTGACAGGTTTATCAAAGAGCCGGTTCGAAAAGGCTGGGAAGTGGTTTAG
- a CDS encoding PQQ-dependent sugar dehydrogenase translates to MIKRPIISCISLFLFAFFPHFAFAEVPDGVWVRDGFELTVAEDTIKKPRFMALDTDGTLYVSVIAEGKILACKDLDGDGKYESITPFIEGKDANTRLQGIQLHNGWLYFSQLNAISRAKDTDADGKADLEEEILGEDDLPTGKPTGHRWRALLIHKGRIYTHVGDQTNATDEPIDASERKKIWSFKLNGSDKKLFASGIRNSEKLVVRPGTDEIWGVDHDIDQMAWGMEGENHATEGQPITDHNPPAELNHYQEGKFYGHPWVVGKNMPNLMFIDHPKLMDYARMATIPEWTMAAHSSANSLTFYRGNKIPGAHGDAFVAQKGGWNATEKVGYRLARILFEDGKPYGEQAMVSFLKGDEVLGRPVDCVQAPDGSLLFSDDTGNKVYRLRWVGKK, encoded by the coding sequence ATGATCAAACGTCCCATTATATCTTGTATCTCATTGTTCCTATTCGCTTTCTTTCCACATTTCGCCTTCGCAGAAGTACCCGACGGTGTCTGGGTTCGTGATGGCTTCGAATTAACGGTTGCCGAAGATACGATCAAGAAGCCTCGATTTATGGCATTGGATACCGATGGAACCTTGTATGTGAGTGTGATTGCCGAAGGAAAAATCCTCGCCTGCAAGGATCTAGATGGCGACGGAAAGTATGAATCCATAACACCCTTCATCGAAGGCAAGGACGCAAATACAAGACTCCAAGGCATTCAGTTACACAACGGTTGGTTGTATTTTTCGCAGTTGAATGCGATTTCACGCGCCAAAGATACAGATGCCGACGGCAAGGCAGACCTGGAGGAAGAAATCTTAGGCGAGGATGATCTACCTACTGGCAAGCCCACGGGTCACCGATGGCGCGCACTGCTCATCCATAAGGGTCGTATATACACTCATGTGGGCGATCAAACCAATGCCACTGATGAACCTATCGATGCCTCCGAACGTAAGAAAATCTGGTCGTTCAAATTGAATGGGAGTGACAAAAAACTGTTCGCATCAGGAATACGGAATTCCGAGAAACTGGTAGTTCGCCCCGGAACCGACGAAATCTGGGGTGTCGATCACGATATCGACCAAATGGCATGGGGAATGGAGGGCGAAAACCACGCGACGGAAGGACAGCCGATCACCGACCATAATCCTCCGGCCGAGTTGAATCATTATCAGGAAGGTAAGTTTTATGGACATCCATGGGTGGTAGGAAAGAACATGCCCAACCTCATGTTTATCGATCATCCCAAGCTGATGGACTACGCAAGAATGGCAACGATTCCAGAGTGGACGATGGCAGCTCACAGCTCAGCCAACTCTCTTACCTTTTATCGCGGAAACAAAATTCCTGGCGCGCATGGCGACGCCTTTGTCGCCCAAAAAGGAGGCTGGAATGCTACCGAAAAAGTCGGCTACCGCTTGGCACGCATCCTCTTCGAAGACGGAAAACCCTATGGTGAACAAGCTATGGTAAGTTTCTTGAAAGGGGACGAAGTCCTGGGCCGCCCAGTCGACTGCGTTCAGGCCCCCGATGGTTCTCTTCTTTTCAGCGATGATACGGGAAATAAAGTGTATCGACTGCGATGGGTGGGAAAGAAGTAG
- a CDS encoding LacI family DNA-binding transcriptional regulator: MSESPTIEFIAKKAGVAKSTVSLALRNSPKLLEQTRSRIQKIAQELGYKPNPLVSAQMAHIRSHKSQKSVTTIGFLNTWFDETQP, encoded by the coding sequence ATGTCTGAGTCTCCTACAATCGAATTCATTGCCAAGAAGGCAGGTGTAGCAAAATCAACGGTTTCACTTGCGCTGAGAAATAGCCCGAAGCTTCTGGAGCAAACGCGATCGAGGATTCAAAAGATCGCTCAAGAACTCGGATATAAACCGAATCCATTGGTCAGTGCACAGATGGCCCATATTCGCAGTCACAAGTCGCAAAAATCGGTTACCACCATTGGCTTTTTAAATACCTGGTTTGATGAGACTCAGCCATAG
- a CDS encoding Gfo/Idh/MocA family oxidoreductase, with the protein MSIDPISRRRFIKTTGAAGVASLLANVPRVYGNHHQEKIRVGLIGLGGRGCGAGITDCANADQNIELVAMGDLFKDHLDQAKDKIKASFARRELPFDQIYKVKKENMFHGFDAYKKVIASDVDLIILTTPPVFRPLHFRAAVEAGKHCFIEKPVAVDPAGVKHIIETSKLAEKKGLTVVAGTQMRRGRHFQALVEQVRSGAMGDIMSGQSTRLGGALSDWRESEAVRRPEWSDMEWQLRRWLFCTWSSGDFIVEQHVHNLDIVDWIMGGHPVQVIGTGGRQSRTGPAYPNVWDNISIEYEYPNGARVTHLGAQMDGISGRNDLVMFGTKGQLKSSFANATISGKTNWEYNGPTPNPAVVEYADTLDSIRNSKAINEGERIAQSTMTAILGRMAAYSGRALKWEWAMNASKLDLTPKEWKFGDYPLAEVAIPGVTKLV; encoded by the coding sequence ATGAGTATCGATCCAATATCCCGTCGCAGATTTATTAAAACAACCGGAGCTGCAGGAGTGGCTTCATTGCTGGCAAACGTTCCCCGCGTATATGGCAATCATCATCAGGAAAAAATTCGTGTCGGCCTGATCGGCTTGGGAGGTCGTGGTTGTGGAGCCGGCATCACTGACTGTGCTAACGCAGACCAGAATATCGAGCTCGTGGCCATGGGTGATCTATTCAAAGATCACCTCGACCAGGCCAAGGATAAGATCAAGGCCAGCTTCGCACGCCGGGAACTGCCCTTCGATCAAATCTACAAGGTCAAAAAGGAGAACATGTTCCACGGCTTCGATGCTTACAAGAAGGTCATCGCGAGCGACGTGGATCTCATCATATTAACCACACCGCCTGTATTCCGCCCTCTCCATTTCAGAGCGGCTGTTGAAGCGGGCAAACACTGTTTCATTGAGAAGCCGGTTGCGGTAGATCCAGCAGGCGTGAAGCACATTATTGAAACCTCCAAGCTGGCTGAGAAAAAAGGCCTGACTGTAGTAGCCGGTACTCAGATGCGCCGGGGAAGACATTTTCAAGCACTGGTTGAACAAGTCCGTAGCGGTGCGATGGGTGATATCATGAGCGGCCAGTCCACCCGCCTGGGTGGAGCCCTCTCTGATTGGCGGGAAAGCGAAGCCGTCCGAAGACCTGAATGGTCCGACATGGAGTGGCAACTACGCCGCTGGCTGTTTTGCACCTGGTCGTCCGGAGACTTCATCGTGGAACAACATGTTCACAACCTGGACATCGTTGACTGGATCATGGGCGGACACCCCGTCCAAGTTATTGGCACCGGTGGTCGTCAGTCACGAACCGGTCCCGCCTACCCGAATGTATGGGACAATATTTCCATTGAATACGAATATCCGAACGGCGCACGTGTTACCCACCTGGGTGCACAAATGGACGGCATTAGCGGTCGCAACGATTTGGTCATGTTTGGAACAAAAGGCCAACTGAAGTCGAGTTTCGCAAATGCAACGATCTCTGGAAAGACCAACTGGGAATATAACGGACCTACTCCAAATCCAGCTGTCGTCGAATACGCAGATACGCTGGACTCCATTCGTAACAGTAAGGCTATCAACGAGGGTGAGCGCATAGCACAAAGCACTATGACCGCCATACTTGGTCGGATGGCCGCTTACTCAGGTCGTGCCCTTAAATGGGAGTGGGCGATGAACGCATCGAAGCTTGATCTGACTCCGAAAGAATGGAAGTTTGGAGACTATCCTTTAGCTGAAGTGGCCATCCCGGGCGTCACCAAGTTAGTTTAA
- a CDS encoding BTAD domain-containing putative transcriptional regulator, producing the protein MPAKLKVQLLGEFVLSLDESPYPAIDTVRLRTLLAFLLMKRGTPLSRSRLAYQFWPESTEKQALTNFRHLLHELRKALPDADSLIEANTKTIEWKSEVELDVDLFEEADSSARIACKRGDLPVATARFERAIELYRGDLLPGHYDDWVEEEREDLRQRYGLALQSAVDCHEGNRNYTEAIRYCEKQRQFEPTQEKTYRALMRLYSLSGDRAKALKVFRDCETVLRKELDVSTSERTNEQHRKLLKEEPLESESNSQAGSVAEPELPLQGRQAEWKQLRDAWKIALSGQAHLIVLIGEAGIGKSRLAEELYVSLARQGVATCRTRSYSAEGRLAYAPVCQWMRSAELYPALAKLEPVWLSEVARVMPELRAKFPDLPDSSTEQGNSQRHLLFEALSRAILAKDEPVMLLLDDMQWTDQESLEWLRFLLRFAPAGKLLITGTIREEELTQDHPLQHMMRELSRDGQLSQIQLGPISAEEAALIASGVAGHELSSREIARLYETTEGNPLFVVESVRAGLRNRLDHSLDSKGALEFSATLPQKVHAVFTTRLAQLSHEALELSRIAAVFGRAFTIEMLVDVSGKSEDETIALLDELWEKRIIREQEAGMYDFTHDKLREVTYKQISTPKRRLLHRKSSDVLETFFETNLDTVMAQLASHYEEAGQVSKAIEAYRKAGHSAKELHATREAIRLFEKALGLLSRLPSTMENLEKELDFCTALGVCHVAEYGYQAPGVQRVYERSQELCSLLNRPTSAPVLRALALYNLVFGNLHETLELAGKLGTYYKDNQDEILNVESEYVLGVATFWLGRFLESREHLERSIERYDSSLSPIHIAQYAQDPKAICLCRLGWSLVFLGQLDRGAAYVAEAIALARSLDHPHTEGYVLSFSGQVCLSIGDLELTKQCVEKFKVLSIEHQLSFWETRCEMMQGYLQVLQEDGREGLVRMRKNFDLCVERNHTISLSSFLVLMAQAYQHLGEPEQGVSIIDTLEGTLTKSDETFFDAELLRVRGELLLACGKSNSEVNELYKQALNIARKQESLLLELRAALSLAKL; encoded by the coding sequence TTGCCTGCAAAACTTAAAGTCCAATTACTCGGAGAATTTGTTCTCTCACTAGATGAATCTCCGTATCCAGCGATCGACACGGTTCGTCTGAGAACGCTCCTTGCATTCCTCCTCATGAAGCGGGGCACGCCGCTTTCGCGGTCACGGCTCGCTTATCAGTTCTGGCCGGAATCCACCGAGAAGCAGGCACTCACAAATTTCCGTCACTTGTTGCACGAGTTACGTAAGGCTTTACCGGATGCAGACTCTCTCATCGAAGCGAATACGAAGACGATCGAATGGAAATCAGAGGTAGAGCTGGACGTCGATTTGTTCGAGGAGGCAGATTCTTCGGCGCGCATCGCTTGTAAGCGAGGGGATCTTCCGGTTGCGACCGCACGATTTGAAAGAGCAATCGAACTCTACCGGGGCGACTTGTTGCCCGGTCACTATGATGACTGGGTGGAAGAGGAGCGGGAAGATTTGCGTCAGCGGTACGGGTTGGCGTTGCAATCTGCAGTAGACTGTCATGAGGGTAACCGCAACTACACTGAGGCAATTAGGTATTGTGAGAAGCAGCGACAGTTCGAACCAACACAAGAGAAAACCTACCGAGCATTGATGCGACTGTATTCGCTTAGTGGCGACCGAGCAAAGGCACTGAAGGTGTTTCGGGATTGTGAAACGGTCTTACGTAAGGAGCTCGATGTATCGACGAGCGAGCGCACGAACGAGCAACATCGCAAGTTGCTTAAAGAGGAACCGCTGGAGTCTGAAAGTAACTCGCAAGCAGGCTCCGTTGCTGAACCTGAGCTCCCTTTGCAAGGACGGCAAGCAGAGTGGAAACAGCTTAGAGACGCCTGGAAGATTGCGCTATCGGGTCAGGCACATTTGATCGTTTTGATCGGAGAGGCTGGAATTGGAAAATCCCGCTTGGCGGAAGAGCTTTACGTATCGCTCGCTCGACAGGGTGTGGCAACCTGCCGAACTCGGTCCTACTCAGCGGAAGGACGGCTTGCATACGCTCCTGTTTGCCAATGGATGCGTTCGGCAGAGCTGTATCCTGCACTGGCAAAACTCGAACCCGTTTGGCTCTCAGAGGTCGCCCGCGTAATGCCGGAGCTTCGTGCGAAGTTCCCAGATCTTCCGGATTCGTCCACTGAGCAGGGGAATTCGCAGCGGCATCTTCTGTTCGAAGCCCTGTCGCGGGCGATCCTTGCCAAGGACGAGCCGGTGATGCTCCTGCTCGACGACATGCAATGGACGGATCAGGAATCGCTTGAGTGGTTACGCTTTTTACTACGTTTCGCTCCTGCGGGAAAACTTCTCATCACGGGTACGATTCGCGAAGAGGAGCTGACACAGGATCATCCGTTGCAACACATGATGAGGGAATTGAGTCGGGATGGCCAGTTGAGCCAAATCCAGCTTGGCCCGATTTCGGCAGAGGAGGCAGCCTTGATCGCCTCAGGAGTCGCGGGACACGAACTTAGCTCTCGCGAGATTGCCCGGCTCTATGAGACGACCGAAGGGAATCCGCTTTTCGTGGTCGAAAGTGTGCGTGCGGGTCTGCGAAATCGCTTGGATCATTCGCTCGACTCGAAAGGAGCACTGGAGTTTTCGGCGACCTTACCACAGAAAGTGCACGCTGTCTTCACGACGCGCTTGGCCCAGTTATCTCATGAGGCTCTGGAGCTTTCACGAATCGCAGCGGTATTTGGACGAGCGTTCACAATCGAGATGCTGGTCGATGTAAGCGGAAAGTCCGAGGACGAGACCATTGCTTTGCTCGACGAGCTTTGGGAAAAACGAATCATCCGCGAGCAAGAGGCGGGGATGTATGACTTTACCCACGACAAACTGCGGGAGGTGACTTACAAGCAGATCAGTACGCCAAAACGCCGTTTACTACACCGGAAGTCTTCCGATGTTTTGGAGACATTTTTCGAAACGAATCTTGATACGGTGATGGCTCAACTCGCATCGCATTACGAGGAAGCGGGTCAGGTCAGCAAAGCGATCGAAGCCTACCGGAAAGCCGGACACTCGGCAAAAGAGTTGCATGCCACGAGAGAGGCTATACGTCTTTTCGAAAAAGCTTTGGGGCTTCTGAGCCGCCTACCCTCGACCATGGAAAACCTGGAAAAGGAGCTCGATTTCTGCACTGCCTTGGGCGTTTGCCATGTAGCAGAGTATGGCTACCAGGCCCCGGGTGTTCAGCGCGTATACGAGCGTTCGCAGGAACTTTGTTCGCTCTTGAACCGGCCCACGTCGGCTCCGGTTCTACGCGCTTTGGCCCTCTACAATCTGGTATTTGGAAATTTGCACGAGACTTTGGAATTAGCCGGGAAGCTGGGCACCTATTACAAAGATAATCAGGACGAGATTCTAAATGTGGAGTCAGAATACGTCCTTGGAGTGGCAACCTTTTGGCTTGGACGATTTCTGGAAAGCCGGGAACACCTCGAAAGATCAATCGAACGCTATGACTCGTCCTTGAGTCCTATCCATATAGCTCAGTACGCTCAGGATCCCAAAGCTATTTGTCTTTGTCGCCTCGGCTGGAGTCTGGTTTTTCTTGGGCAACTGGATCGTGGGGCTGCGTATGTCGCTGAAGCAATCGCACTTGCCCGTTCCCTGGATCATCCACACACAGAAGGTTACGTGCTGAGCTTTAGCGGACAGGTTTGCTTGAGCATCGGGGACCTTGAACTGACGAAGCAATGCGTAGAGAAATTCAAGGTACTTAGCATCGAGCACCAACTCTCGTTTTGGGAAACACGCTGCGAAATGATGCAAGGCTACCTACAGGTTCTGCAAGAGGATGGTCGTGAGGGACTGGTTCGAATGCGGAAGAATTTCGACCTCTGCGTAGAGCGGAACCATACGATTAGCCTCTCCTCTTTTTTGGTTCTTATGGCTCAAGCCTATCAGCACCTGGGAGAACCCGAACAGGGAGTCAGTATAATAGATACACTGGAAGGCACATTGACAAAAAGTGATGAGACTTTCTTCGACGCTGAATTGCTTCGGGTTCGTGGTGAACTATTGCTTGCCTGCGGTAAATCGAACAGTGAGGTGAACGAGCTTTACAAGCAGGCGTTGAACATTGCTCGCAAGCAAGAGAGCTTGTTACTTGAATTGCGAGCGGCACTGAGTCTGGCGAAGCTCTGA